TACAGGAGGACCAACACCATCTTTAGCGGTGATAAGTCATAGATTTTACAGTACAATGGTGCCCCCTGTTGACGCTTTTcagacatacatgcacacacaccctgtttCCTACCTGATTGATCTCATCCTGTGTGGCCTTCAGAGACTTGATGATGGTCTCCAGTTGGATCTTGCCAGCAGCCAGGCTCTGCTCCAGCTGGTTCTCCTCCTGCTGTAGCCGGCCCAGGTCGGCCTTTGCCCGGGTCAGCTCTTCCTCCTGGCTCTGCAGGTCTGTCTCCTGGGAGTGGATCTGACTCTGGAGGGTTGAGATCTAGAGACGGAGGAAGACGAAGCCATGAGGAAGTTGAAATTTCTATCTGGTCATATACTCCCTTGGTAATGGTGGCATTTATTCTAAGAGCAAAACAAGCCCTGATTCTAAAACCAACAGTATTAAAAAGAACACCTGATACATTTAATGGATGACTTCTACATCATTTATGATTCTGTGGCCACATCTAACAGTTCATCCTCTCTTCCTCACCATCTGAGACTCTTCCTGGCACTTCATCCGCACTTCATTCAGCATGTCCTctaatttgtgtttctgttggtcCATCTCCTCCAGGCGGTCCTGGGCGTCTTGTTTCTGAGCCTCCAGCTCCTGCAGACtggctgtctctctgtccaggTCGTTCTGCATCTCCTGTGGTCGGATAAAGCCAAGCTGTTTAGTGcattgaacacacactgcatccCCTGGCcctcaataaaaaataacagacaTGATGGTTTTAATAATCTTTGTGATCAAGTGTAATGATTAAAGTCCTCACCTGCACCTCTGCACTCTTATGTCTGATGGCCTCCTCCGTCTCCCTGATGTCCTGCTCAAGAGTGTACTTCTCCCTGTCACAcgcacaaaaacatgcacacaaacacatacacaatcactgttaaaataacagaaaaacaatcagatGTCAAACCAACACCAACTTCCTGCTGtgaacacacatcaacacatcagaGGAACAACACACTGGACTGGAATTCTATCAAATCCACAATGTCACTGATCAGTTTTATGGGAATAAGATATCATGCTGTGATAACAAGTGGACCGGATGGTTCACACGTGTATTCTCTGGGgtctttttaaacaaacagagcCAACAAATAGGTTTTGACcaccagacagacagcaacTGCAAGCATCACTCCATTAAGAAGCTCCTACTAAACcctgaagctaacagcagcagcaggagtcaGTGAAACCTCATTCCTCACAGAGCTCACTCTTCACAGTCATCTCGATATGAGACCATGAGGAAATTTACATTGATAATGATTATAAACCGTTGATGCTTTTTCTCTATATTGATAGattcttttactttttgaaaCACAGCCATCTCCTACTATAAAGCATTGTTTGAGCTTACAGTTGAAGAAAGTGACTGTTAGAGCAGATTTCTTCTGGAAAGAACTGAGCGGCATGAGAGTGACTTCTGCCTCTCTGCATTGCTGCCTGTTTACGTCAACAAAAAGTGCAACAAAAGGGAGAATATGATCAATTTATCAAACAGATGAAGAACAAGCAGAACACAAACTTCAGCCTCTGTGCTCACAGTAACTTTCTGTCTGCCTTCATCCACATTTCATTAGTTTTACAGCCATACAGAGCACACTCTATGTGAACTCATGTTACCCTCCAATAAGGTAACATAAAGTTATATATGGTTATAATATATGTGATTATATGAAAGTGTTTAGATACCTTAAATTCAGGTGATCAGGAAAATATGCTGAAACAACAAATCTTTCCATCAGCTGAACAGGTTCCATCCATCAGTTATTCTATATTCTTTTATCGCAATATATAATAAGGTTAACTAATTTCAtgtcatattcatttattttaaatcaagcCGTGTTTACAGTTAAACGTTTCTACTTTTTCTGTTAAACTATGTTCAAAGATTTAACCAACCCCTGGTTTCTTTACGCTTCAGTCATTATCAGAATACTAATAGCAGCATTATCCAATTATATCTGATTGTGATAAATATCATTGTCGATCAATACGGGAAACATTATTGTAAGgaggtttttttgttgtatcGTCCAGCCTTAGTCTGAAGCATTGCAATCTTGAAGCAGCCGAAAGCGACCGCACCATTGATCTACAAAAAGCTGATCTGAAATCCATGTTAAAGTATTTTCCTGCTGTTTACAGACGTTACTCAGACACAGTACACTACATAGGCAgggctgtattttttttatatttgacttttaCCAACATGATGCAGCAGGAAAATATGGTGCACATAATGAATCCTGCAGTAATGTCATTCAGGTGAATCTATCCAGGATGAAACATCAGTAAATGTTCTGGTTGCTTTTCAAAGCGTGTGCACAACTGCGTATCGCATTCTTTCCCCAAACACACCTATGATTAATGAAAAGACTAAATACGACTGCTCTGCCTAGATTACACTTTGTTTAACAAGTcgaaataaacacacaccccTAAATGTACTCGGACCATGCATTTATGTAATAATGAATTTGTTGTTgcagactgctgaagcctcatatAGCTTCAGATAATATTATGTATGCATTGACTGTGGATTATGTCTCCAACACTTCCCGCTTTGTGAACTTCAGGGCCAGTTTGAAAaggaggaatgattacagcagATGAAATCTGTTTCAGTGTTAATATCAGAAGTGGCATCAGAAAAGTCAGAACCTGACtattgtttgaagtttgaaaaaTAGTGAAGCTATCCCCATCAGGTGATAAAATTAGATCATTTCATCAATGAAGCCTAAAAAAAGTAGCAGGCAGGAGCATTGTTCATCTGTGTGCCACAGTAGATTTTGCAGAATGCCAGTCCATACATATTCAGTAGCTGGTGTGTTTACCTGAGAGTATTCCACTGGGTAAAGGCAAGAGTGCTGACGCAGCATGGAGAACAGTggtgaacaaacaaaaatttgATAAAATACACACATCAAAGGAAGAGTGGACGGCTGGCTGGCTGAATGGATGGAAGAAGGATGGATGCAGTAAAATAAGACAAAGCCAAGGTGAATGTTAAagcttgtttcctttttaagtGTGCATTTTATCACAGAAGAACACACTCCACACAGAGCGGACTGTATGTAGGGTTAACTGTAAGCTGCTGTCTAAAGCTCTGCGGCTGTGTCAACGTTATTCTGTAAAGGACATTCCTTTAATCCATGCACCAATGATCAGCAGGTGTAACAGACACTGAGGGTCAGTGTCAGTCACACACTCATGTAAGTGATGCATTAAGACTGGCTTGTGCTAATACATAGCTCAGCTAAGCCCGAATGCACAACAATACAGTCAAATCAAATGACAGAAAGCATtcaatatatcatattatatctGATGGGATGTTTAAGGATGGAATGTATTTCTCAAAATCATCCTATTTTGACAATGTCATAAGCCTCATTTCCAgtgcacagtttaaaaaaatatataataaaaaaaaaaaataaaaaaaacagttccagGTGAGTCAAGCTGTACCATGCGGTGGAAATGAGGAAATATGCTGTTTTATTATCATCAGTCTGGGCGAGAAAGATAGATTTTCATATAATTGCATGTTATGTCAAGTAGCttatgcagaaaaacaacacatttgttcaTATTAAGGCTAAATCAAATATCTTCAGTTGTACAACCAGCTCACAGGTACATTACTGCCAACAAGTGGACTGCTGTGGCATGACAGGCTGTTCTGAGTTGTGAGACACACTGAAGACTGTGTACATCACATGTGGGTTAGGTGCACTGTGTGCTGGCATTTTTCAGAAGTGGGATATACTTTCATACTAGCGTAGTGCAGAACAGGAGGGTTGTGAGGTTTATGAATTGGGCTGTTTCTGTTAAAGGTTTCGTGGATGCAACATACAAGgggcatttttttgtttaacataACATTGTAACAAAATGATAGTGAATTTAAAATTGTGGCATGTTATAACAGtactaaaagtatttttaacttttttgaattgtgctttttaaatgtgcaatatttcatttttaatgcagatacattttagtttttaaatttgaCTTGGCCAAAGACAAAAATCAGGATCATATTAGTCAAGACATGGTGTGATCTGTGTCTTATTATCGCTACAGAAAGTAATAAAAGACTGTATGTGGGTGATGGCAATGGATTAGTGAGGGAGCTAATGCTGTTAGTTAAATGAGGACGTATTGACTGACAGATCTGGCAAAACTAAAAGAACTCTGACACAGGACATCACCGAGCACATTCATCACAGAGTGTTAACCAGCGGGGAAACTAAGCTGCTAAACTCAAAGCTGCATCTTGTAAatgttcattattattacttataaGAAACATTTGCGAATGGCTACATTGTGCCCACTGTTGTTACTGCATTACGTTTAGACTAACTGTGCTGAAAATTAAAGCTGTACTCGAAGACATACTGGTATGAAAGTCTGATGcttaaaaatgattgttttctgTAGAGCTTTTTTACCTCTGTAACTGGGCTATCTCCTGGCTGATGTCATCCAGTTCCTTAATGCCAGTGAACTCCCCTGAACCAACTGAACTGGAGCTGTCCTgtagagagggaaagagagagaaagagagagagagggaggaggagaggaagacaaaaaagacaACAGGTTGGCAAAGTAACCTTTATTTGTTGAAGAGAGTGGGATGATGAAATGGTACCCAACTGAGCCATGTCAGACCGGGccaaaggaaggaggaagaggaaaagacaggataGGAAAGAAACCAGCTCAATAAAAGGAGCAGCAAAGAGGTTGAGTCAGTAGGTGAGGGCTGGGTCAGTCACCAAAATGTGGGGAGGGTCTGCACCGCTGACAAACTGCCAAGGAGAGCAAAGATTCAGGATTTTGTAACTGAACTGAGTGTGTGGAGACGTTTGTTGAGACCATCGCTGTTGATCTAATTTATTAAACTTTATGGAGCCACAAATAACTGCTGTCATAAGACCGCAGCTgcttcatcaaaataaaaaatactcatTAAAAGACTCCTGATCCTGCTAAAAGCGATCTTGAATCTTCCCTCCATCACCAGACACTTGACAGGGTGAGGTAACTTCACTGCACTCAATTGGAATATAGAGAAATGTCTTGCAAATGCTTCCCAGCAATCAGCCTGACCGGCCCTGCACAGAAAGCATTTATAGGTTCATAACCTGCAGGTCCATGTTACCTACCCACAACTTGAACATTAACAcctgagagaggagggaagaggggaaAGGTAGAAACATCAGCAGTAGATCTACCTCTCTATGTCTATGCAGGTTACATTTTCAAGTTCTCTTCCACCGAATAAGTAGATGTGGCAGATTGGGGACAAGAAAGAGGATGTATAgcaaagcagaggagagaagggaagggaAAATAATTAACTCACCCGTCTCATCTCAGATAGAGCAGCCATCTCTGATCCCACTGGGGTCATGTATCCTGACATACTCTGTAGTCAAATAGAAATAATGTAGTTACTGACAATGAGTTACAACCCCATCTCACGTCAAAggagatgtttgttttctaaaacGTCTTGTGCTTTTTCtctattatttaatattatatagcATTATGCCATGCTTTAGACGTGAACATGAGGAGCTTGGGATCGAAGTCCCGTCTCACTCAGCTCTTGTAAGCatgcattgtgtgtatgtgtgtgtgtgggacctACTGGTACAGGAGTGCCTCTCTCAGAGGGCGGGAGCATGTCAGCAGTCAGGGCCTGTGGAGGGTCGATACCCTTGCTGACTTTCTGCTGGATGAGATGCATGGCGAGGGCAAACTGCTCCCTGGTCAGCTTACCTATCTGCCTCGTGTCTGCCAGAGCCCTGTGGGGGAAGAGCAGACAGTCAACGAGGACACAATTATACTGAGCAGACTGAACACACTGTTGAGCAGAACAGGGCGAGCACAAATCAAGACAAGAGGACGGAGAAACTGCTGAATCGGCTCGTCAGGAAGACTTTTCACTCtcattaaatgtcaaacataaaaaaacgaGTGGAAGTTCCTACCATATATGGGCAAGGACATTCTGAGAGAGTCCAGACTGCATGAAGATGTCCTTTACTTCGTGTCCGCTGACAAATCCGTCCATGTCAGCGTCAGTTTTCAGAAAGATGTCGTCATAGCGACCACGGTCTGACACTGGCACCACCCAGGTCACCGAAtgctgaaacagaaagaggtgCACATATTGGAACTTTCTGTATTTCTGACTCACAACAaccagtcaaaggtttggacacagCTTCTCATTCagtggtttttatttattttaatttttcatcaATGTAGATGAATTATGTGGTAATCCAAAAAGTGTAAACAATAGGCTTCACAAGGTAGAAGGTTGAAGACGTTTCTATATATACACTGAGCACTGACTGCTTTTGGAAACTCATCCCAAACTGTCTCTATTGGGTTTTGGCAAAGTCATCTGATGCAGTACTCTCCTTCTTGGTCCAATAGCCCTTACAGACTCATCACACCACagtccagatttccactggtccTTGCCCAACaattctctttttcttcttgttggcCTCTCTCAGTCGTGGTTTCTAATTCGACTGTGAAAGTCTGATTtacacagtctcctctgaacaaagatgagatgtgtctgctacttgaactcaACATGAAATATGTATGTGGACTCTAAACTGATGGTACACCTGCACAAAGTGTATTCATCCCACAGTAaaccaaaaatcaaaaacacacaactgagTCAGTACCAGGAAGACACAACCCACATCAGTTTCTCTTTGAGGGTTTCCAGAATATTTTCTATTGCCTCTGGTGTTCACTCACAGCTCTGTGCACTGTTTGAGACTGCTTTAATGGAACACAGTAGAATATTTTGATAGCTGGCgcacaaaaaaggaaacaaggaaacaaataTAGGATAAAAATCAATACTGAACCATCACACGTTCCTCTaagtaaaacattattttgctCAAATACACTTTCTAGTGTTTACTGATAAAGgtgtctgtacatgtgtgtactgtatatcagCGCAGTCAATATAGTGTGTATTACCTGTCCAgacttgagtgtgtgtttgggcgACAGGCTGCCGGTGCTGTTGAGTGAGTTCATGCTGCCGTGGGAGGGCGTGGAGCGCAGCGAGTCTTTCGGTGGTGGAGGGCTTGCAGGCAGGCCGGGCACAGAGGTGGCCACTGAGCCCAgactcttctttctctttgacGGAGGGATgagggaagaggggaggagtGCAGGAACGGGCTCCTTCTCCAGGGCCCGGTACACGAGGTGCATGGCCTGGGGGAGCACATTGCACTATTAATACCTTCTTACTGGCTGCAGGTATAGCTTTCATACAGAATGGAGAAGAGACGTTATCTAAGGCTTTGTGTGGACTGCAAGCAAATCAGATTTGTTCCTCGAAACAGATCGAATTTGTGTGTCCAGACATCACCAACCTATTTGCGTGGGTTGCTGTGGTAACAATACAGCTGCCAGTAACTAAATACACTGTAGATGTGGCTTTCCAACATGAAAGCAGCTTTGTCTTACAGAAAACTCCCCCAAAATGACAGCAGAGAATTGATTTCAGCGTCAATCCACAGGCTGATGTTCTCTGTGTTGTCCTTCATGCTGCTCTGCTCGTAGCAGCACGAGTCTCAGCCACGAGATGTACTTCCGTTGATCTGGATTTgacattgttgttgtgttgtgagtCAAAAGACACTTTCACATCCGATATGAGCATCCAGACGCATTTTAGAAATCAGATTAGAGCCGCATTTCAAACCACCTCCGAATGGAGCTTGGTCATAAGGACTTCAATCTGAATACAGactgaacatgaaaacaacagacTGTTGGTGCCAGATGATCTCAGAAACTGCTGATCTCCTGGGATCAGTCTCTAGAATTGACAGAAAATggtgtgaaaaataaagaacgTCTAGTTTATTTCTGTGGATAGCCACCACAGTCACTAGACCTCAATCCAACAGAGCACCTTTGGCATGTGATGGAATGTTTTGCCCAACAATATGGCCACTCAATGTATATTTATGCAAGTATCCACATACGCATACAGTGAAGCAGATCACACTCACCACTGCAAACTCATCTTTGTCCAGATGGCCATCTTTATCTATGTCACTCAGGTCCCAAACCTAACAACAGGAAACACCATGAGTTACTAAATTATTACACATGAACAATCATTCCACTAGCGATCATGACATTCGTGCTACGTTCATGTTTGTTGGAACACGTTCTTGAGAGTAGTAGTTTAATCTTCAGTCGTGGAACCAACAAGGATTATTTAAGACCTATATGCGGAAGCATCATTTGAAGTCAGTACCTTCCCAAGGACATCCAGAGGTAGCTTAGAGTTGATTAGGACTGGTTTGACCTTCTCTCCTGACAGCAGGCCATTGACTGGAACCAAACTTTCAAAGATCCCATCAAATTTACTCTTCTCTTCGGGctacaaaaggaaaaacacacgCTAGTTATCTAAAAAGCCTCATCTGTGGATGTTTGGTTGTCTTTTCACTGAGCTCATGCATATTCACAAACAGAATGTTTTACTCAGCAGCAACATTAGAGCCCAGACGATGGCAGATGCCAGTGACGGCTCGGTGGTTTGATGTAAGTGGGACATCGTAAAAGTCAACCTGTCAGTGCCCTCTGCTGGACTAATACCAATACAGCTGTGAGAAACTGAAGTGATGTATCAGTAAAGCTCTGTGCATCATCTCGGTTTATCAATATGTTGCCATCAAACTCTGACAAAGAAGAGTACACGTGTTTGgatttcaataaataatagatATTTATGATTGGTGGttaagtctttttctttctaggtcagtgagaaacactgtttcattctactgtgtgtgtgtgtgtgtgtgtgtgtgtgtgtgtgtgtgtgtttaaacacacCCTGACAGCCCAGTGTAATTCGCCGGGAGCAGAAGCTGTGCTGCTTAGAGACGGACTGCTGGTGTCCTTCTGAAAtcagaacagaacaaagatGGCTGTCACAGCGATGTCATATGATCCATTcagtggattaaaaaaacatcttctcacACTTAGCTGTTGAGCTTTTGATACGAGGCTTAATAACATGTTtacttaataaataatgatgattctaataataattagaatGTCCGTAAACATGTCCGCAGGTTTAATGCCATATAAATGTCTatatacagaaataaatgtcTTTATACAAAGAACATGTGGATTTGATCTTTAATGATGAAGTGTCACTCACAAACTTGGGGGGAGGTACTGTTAGGTTGAGGCTGGACAGACTGACTTCCTGACCACTCTGAGCACAGGCCACCAGCCGCAGTGCTACGTAAAACccctgagagagaaaacacacaaggttACCCATAAAGCCTTGCTGcggtgttcacacacacacacacacacacacacacacacacacacacaaaatcaatgaGGCCACTCCATGCAAATACATGAATGGACACCAATTTGTTGGACCGGGTAAGTGCTGATAATATGTGTCTGTTACCTGATCCCAGATATTGAATTAAAACTATTATTTAAACTATGAATAAAGTTAAAGCTG
Above is a window of Larimichthys crocea isolate SSNF chromosome XVII, L_crocea_2.0, whole genome shotgun sequence DNA encoding:
- the eps15l1a gene encoding epidermal growth factor receptor substrate 15-like 1 isoform X8, producing the protein MRGTGLSAKGSVALEREGGCVPAATGKMAALTSLTQLSSGNPVYENLYRQVDPGNMGRVGPTEAALFLKKSGLPDITLGKIWDLADPDGKGYLDKQGFYVALRLVACAQSGQEVSLSSLNLTVPPPKFKDTSSPSLSSTASAPGELHWAVRPEEKSKFDGIFESLVPVNGLLSGEKVKPVLINSKLPLDVLGKVWDLSDIDKDGHLDKDEFAVAMHLVYRALEKEPVPALLPSSLIPPSKRKKSLGSVATSVPGLPASPPPPKDSLRSTPSHGSMNSLNSTGSLSPKHTLKSGQHSVTWVVPVSDRGRYDDIFLKTDADMDGFVSGHEVKDIFMQSGLSQNVLAHIWALADTRQIGKLTREQFALAMHLIQQKVSKGIDPPQALTADMLPPSERGTPVPSMSGYMTPVGSEMAALSEMRRDSSSSVGSGEFTGIKELDDISQEIAQLQSTLAFTQWNTLREKYTLEQDIRETEEAIRHKSAEVQEMQNDLDRETASLQELEAQKQDAQDRLEEMDQQKHKLEDMLNEVRMKCQEESQMISTLQSQIHSQETDLQSQEEELTRAKADLGRLQQEENQLEQSLAAGKIQLETIIKSLKATQDEINQARSKLSQIQDSQQEVSKSIEQYNSTLNGTHGGSMTNLADMSEGFSDRENGGFPAMEDPFKVKPSVFNSQPQELPPDPFHSEDPFKTDPFKDPFGGDPFKETDPFKASSEDFFKKTTKIDPFSTPDPFSKSATLPSKQTSHFTSSDPFLSSNPKPKGPDLFGTLDPFGSSSFSSSSNSSAGFADFSHMSKPRDPFEGRASWLPDYQKSVFVDDPFSRKNDTPALPPKKSVPPRPKPPSGKSTPVSMSGTADPSKPCDPFQPFGSDAIDPFQSKKGPGDPFSGKDPFAPSSASSKTPKDSTSGFADFSSFGNEAQQLEWAKRESERAERERLKRLRQQEQEDLELAIALSKAEMSNA
- the eps15l1a gene encoding epidermal growth factor receptor substrate 15-like 1 isoform X2, whose amino-acid sequence is MRGTGLSAKGSVALEREGGCVPAATGKMAALTSLTQLSSGNPVYENLYRQVDPGNMGRVGPTEAALFLKKSGLPDITLGKIWDLADPDGKGYLDKQGFYVALRLVACAQSGQEVSLSSLNLTVPPPKFKDTSSPSLSSTASAPGELHWAVRPEEKSKFDGIFESLVPVNGLLSGEKVKPVLINSKLPLDVLGKVWDLSDIDKDGHLDKDEFAVAMHLVYRALEKEPVPALLPSSLIPPSKRKKSLGSVATSVPGLPASPPPPKDSLRSTPSHGSMNSLNSTGSLSPKHTLKSGQHSVTWVVPVSDRGRYDDIFLKTDADMDGFVSGHEVKDIFMQSGLSQNVLAHIWALADTRQIGKLTREQFALAMHLIQQKVSKGIDPPQALTADMLPPSERGTPVPSMSGYMTPVGSEMAALSEMRRDSSSSVGSGEFTGIKELDDISQEIAQLQSTLAFTQWNTLREKYTLEQDIRETEEAIRHKSAEVQEMQNDLDRETASLQELEAQKQDAQDRLEEMDQQKHKLEDMLNEVRMKCQEESQMISTLQSQIHSQETDLQSQEEELTRAKADLGRLQQEENQLEQSLAAGKIQLETIIKSLKATQDEINQARSKLSQIQDSQQEVSKSIEQYNSTLNGTHGGSMTNLADMSEGFSDRENGGFPAMEDPFKVKPSVFNSQPQELPPDPFHSEDPFKTDPFKGDPFQNDPFAKQPSASTDPFGGDPFKETDPFKASSEDFFKKTTKIDPFSTPDPFSKSATLPSKQTSHFTSSDPFLSSNPKPKGPDLFGTLDPFGSSSFSSSSNSSAGFADFSHMSKPRDPFEGRASWLPDYQKSVFVDDPFSRKNDTPALPPKKSVPPRPKPPSGKSTPVSMSGTADPSKPCDPFQPFGSDAIDPFQSKKGPGDPFSGKDPFAPSSASSKTPKDSTSGFADFSSFGNEAQQLEWAKRESERAERERLKRLRQQEQEDLELAIALSKAEMSNA
- the eps15l1a gene encoding epidermal growth factor receptor substrate 15-like 1 isoform X5; translated protein: MRGTGLSAKGSVALEREGGCVPAATGKMAALTSLTQLSSGNPVYENLYRQVDPGNMGRVGPTEAALFLKKSGLPDITLGKIWDLADPDGKGYLDKQGFYVALRLVACAQSGQEVSLSSLNLTVPPPKFKDTSSPSLSSTASAPGELHWAVRPEEKSKFDGIFESLVPVNGLLSGEKVKPVLINSKLPLDVLGKVWDLSDIDKDGHLDKDEFAVAMHLVYRALEKEPVPALLPSSLIPPSKRKKSLGSVATSVPGLPASPPPPKDSLRSTPSHGSMNSLNSTGSLSPKHTLKSGQHSVTWVVPVSDRGRYDDIFLKTDADMDGFVSGHEVKDIFMQSGLSQNVLAHIWALADTRQIGKLTREQFALAMHLIQQKVSKGIDPPQALTADMLPPSERGTPVPSMSGYMTPVGSEMAALSEMRRDSSSSVGSGEFTGIKELDDISQEIAQLQREKYTLEQDIRETEEAIRHKSAEVQEMQNDLDRETASLQELEAQKQDAQDRLEEMDQQKHKLEDMLNEVRMKCQEESQMISTLQSQIHSQETDLQSQEEELTRAKADLGRLQQEENQLEQSLAAGKIQLETIIKSLKATQDEINQARSKLSQIQDSQQEVSKSIEQYNSTLNGTHGGSMTNLADMSEGFSDRENGGFPAMEDPFKVKPSVFNSQPQELPPDPFHSEDPFKTDPFKGDPFQNDPFAKQPSASTDPFGGDPFKETDPFKASSEDFFKKTTKIDPFSTPDPFSKSATLPSKQTSHFTSSDPFLSSNPKPKGPDLFGTLDPFGSSSFSSSSNSSAGFADFSHMSKPRDPFEGRASWLPDYQKSVFVDDPFSRKNDTPALPPKKSVPPRPKPPSGKSTPVSMSGTADPSKPCDPFQPFGSDAIDPFQSKKGPGDPFSGKDPFAPSSASSKTPKDSTSGFADFSSFGNEAQQLEWAKRESERAERERLKRLRQQEQEDLELAIALSKAEMSNA